One genomic region from Nocardia vinacea encodes:
- a CDS encoding NAD-dependent epimerase/dehydratase family protein: MSELHIVTGAGPTGTTIAEQLAAAGKQVRVLTRSGSGPDHPLVERRKINVTLPEQLSGEFDGATAVYHCLGGSEYTAKVWRAELPSAERTVLDEAEKAGTVVVFAENIYSYGKVDGPITENLPRNADFGKPSVRTQLVRAREAHAAATVSVAAADFLGPYVRASLAGEQVFVPILTGKRVQALGKLNLPHSYTYMPDLAAAMIRAAADESVWNSFLHAPTAPPITQQQLFDAIAAAAGVAAPKVFAAPAALLRMMGFTNETMRELAEMSYQVTRPFVLDSSASEQRLGLHPTPIDEAIAATVAWWQTQL, translated from the coding sequence ATGTCGGAGTTGCACATCGTCACCGGAGCCGGGCCCACCGGAACCACCATCGCCGAGCAATTGGCCGCAGCGGGCAAACAGGTCCGGGTACTCACTCGCTCCGGGAGCGGTCCCGATCATCCACTCGTCGAGCGTCGCAAGATCAATGTTACACTGCCCGAACAGCTTTCGGGTGAGTTCGATGGCGCGACGGCCGTCTACCACTGCCTCGGAGGCTCCGAATACACCGCGAAGGTCTGGCGCGCGGAGCTGCCGTCGGCTGAACGCACCGTGCTCGATGAGGCCGAAAAGGCTGGCACGGTAGTGGTTTTCGCGGAAAACATCTATTCCTACGGCAAGGTCGACGGTCCGATCACCGAAAACCTGCCCCGCAATGCCGATTTCGGCAAACCCAGCGTCCGCACGCAGCTGGTGCGCGCTCGTGAGGCACATGCCGCCGCGACGGTGAGCGTCGCGGCCGCGGACTTCCTCGGCCCGTATGTGCGGGCGTCGCTGGCCGGGGAGCAGGTCTTCGTCCCGATCCTCACCGGCAAGCGGGTGCAGGCATTGGGCAAGCTGAACCTGCCGCACTCCTACACCTATATGCCCGACCTCGCCGCCGCCATGATCCGCGCGGCCGCCGACGAATCGGTCTGGAATTCCTTCCTGCACGCCCCGACCGCGCCGCCGATCACCCAGCAGCAACTCTTCGACGCGATCGCCGCCGCCGCAGGTGTCGCGGCCCCCAAGGTCTTCGCGGCACCGGCCGCCCTGCTGCGCATGATGGGCTTCACGAATGAGACGATGCGCGAGCTCGCCGAAATGAGCTACCAGGTCACACGGCCGTTCGTGCTGGACTCGTCCGCCAGCGAGCAGCGCCTCGGCCTGCATCCGACGCCGATCGACGAGGCCATCGCGGCCACTGTCGCCTGGTGGCAGACCCAGCTCTGA
- a CDS encoding GMC family oxidoreductase, translating to MDQRETDFDVLVVGSGFGGSVTALRLIEKGYRVGVLEAGRRYADDELPETSWDLRKFLWAPKLGCYGIQRIHPLRNVLILGGAGVGGGSLNYANTLYVPPEPFFQDQQWCDITDWRAELTPYYERAKKMLGVVQNPHLTPADEVFKKVADDMGCGETFVQTPVGVFFGEPGQTVADPYFGGVGPDRTGCLECGECMTGCRHGAKNTLVKNYLYLAEKAGAQVIPMTTVTSIRPLPDGTWDISTERTGAWFRKRPQTYTAGQVVLAAGTLGTQKLLHAMRDRGVLPELSDRLGQLTRTNSESIVGAATRKVNPDVDFTRGVAITSSIHPTHDTHIEPVRYGKGSNVMGLMQTLMVDGGGRIPRWLRFLGQVVRNPFTLISFLSVKNWSERTIISLVMQHLDNSITTYTKRTLFGRKLTSKQGHGEPNPTWIPAGNEVTRKVAEEIGGVAGGSWGEVFNIPLTAHFLGGAPIGADRDTGVIDAYHRVFGYPTLSIVDGAAVSANLGVNPSLTITAQAERCAAYWPNKGEQDLRPLQGVAYQQIQPIAPNKPAVPADAPAALVLPIVEIRTHKSAAS from the coding sequence ATGGACCAGCGAGAAACGGATTTCGACGTACTCGTGGTCGGTTCGGGATTCGGCGGCAGCGTCACGGCGCTGCGGCTGATCGAGAAGGGCTACCGGGTCGGTGTGCTCGAGGCCGGTCGACGCTATGCCGATGACGAGCTACCCGAAACCAGCTGGGACCTGCGCAAATTCCTGTGGGCGCCGAAGCTCGGCTGCTACGGCATCCAGCGCATCCACCCGCTGCGCAACGTGTTGATCCTCGGCGGTGCGGGTGTCGGCGGCGGTTCGCTCAACTACGCCAATACGCTCTATGTGCCACCGGAGCCGTTCTTCCAGGACCAGCAGTGGTGCGATATCACCGACTGGCGTGCCGAGCTCACCCCGTACTACGAGCGCGCGAAGAAGATGCTCGGCGTGGTGCAGAACCCGCATCTGACACCGGCGGACGAGGTGTTCAAGAAGGTCGCCGACGATATGGGCTGCGGCGAGACCTTCGTGCAGACCCCGGTCGGCGTCTTCTTCGGCGAACCGGGACAGACCGTCGCGGATCCGTACTTCGGCGGTGTCGGACCGGACCGCACCGGCTGCCTCGAATGCGGCGAATGCATGACCGGCTGCCGTCACGGCGCGAAGAACACCCTGGTGAAGAATTACCTGTACCTCGCGGAAAAGGCTGGCGCGCAGGTGATTCCGATGACGACGGTGACCTCGATCCGTCCGCTGCCCGATGGCACCTGGGATATCTCGACCGAACGCACCGGCGCCTGGTTCCGCAAGCGCCCGCAGACCTACACCGCGGGCCAAGTCGTACTCGCCGCAGGGACCCTCGGCACCCAGAAGTTGTTGCACGCCATGCGGGATCGGGGCGTGCTCCCCGAATTGTCCGACCGACTCGGCCAACTCACACGCACCAACTCCGAATCCATTGTGGGCGCGGCGACCCGCAAGGTGAATCCGGACGTCGACTTCACCCGTGGCGTCGCGATCACGTCATCGATCCACCCGACCCACGACACCCATATCGAGCCGGTGCGCTACGGCAAGGGCTCGAATGTGATGGGGCTGATGCAGACCCTGATGGTCGACGGCGGCGGCCGCATACCGCGCTGGCTGCGCTTCCTCGGCCAGGTGGTGCGAAACCCGTTCACTCTCATCAGTTTCCTGAGCGTGAAGAACTGGAGTGAGCGCACCATCATCTCGCTGGTGATGCAGCACCTCGACAATTCGATCACCACTTACACCAAGCGCACCCTGTTCGGCCGCAAGCTCACCAGTAAACAGGGCCACGGCGAACCCAATCCGACCTGGATTCCGGCGGGCAACGAGGTGACCCGCAAGGTCGCGGAGGAAATCGGCGGCGTCGCGGGCGGCAGCTGGGGCGAAGTCTTCAATATCCCGCTCACCGCCCACTTCCTCGGCGGCGCACCCATCGGCGCGGACCGCGATACCGGCGTAATCGACGCCTACCACCGAGTTTTCGGCTACCCGACCCTCAGCATCGTCGACGGCGCCGCCGTCTCCGCGAACCTGGGCGTCAACCCGTCGCTCACGATCACCGCCCAAGCCGAACGCTGCGCCGCCTACTGGCCCAACAAGGGTGAACAGGACCTGCGTCCCCTACAAGGCGTTGCCTACCAACAGATCCAGCCCATCGCCCCCAATAAGCCCGCCGTCCCCGCCGACGCCCCGGCCGCCCTGGTCCTCCCGATCGTCGAAATCCGCACCCACAAATCCGCCGCCAGCTGA
- a CDS encoding acyl-ACP desaturase codes for MTEDLTQLELLTELEPVVGANIDRHLATAKDWYPHDYVPWDESRNFAAMGGQDWDPEQSRLSEVAKVAMITNLLTEDNLPSYHRVISDNFTNDGAWGTWVGRWTAEENRHAIAMRDYLVCTRAVDPVALENDRMVHLTRGVHAPENFGGVLDQVAYVTFQELATRISHRTTARVCDDPIADRMLQRIAADENLHMMFYRNITGAAFDIAPDQTMESVTKILKTFSMPGTGMPNWRRNGVLMVKHGIYDLRQHLDEVVLPVLRIWKVFNRTDFTARGERSREELGEYLEKLTRDVIKFEEQRDRILARQAARVG; via the coding sequence ATGACAGAGGACTTGACGCAACTTGAACTGCTGACGGAGCTCGAACCGGTTGTCGGTGCCAACATCGACCGGCATCTGGCCACAGCCAAGGACTGGTATCCGCACGATTATGTGCCCTGGGACGAGAGCCGCAACTTTGCAGCAATGGGCGGGCAGGATTGGGATCCCGAGCAGTCACGGCTCTCGGAAGTCGCCAAAGTCGCGATGATCACGAATCTGCTCACCGAAGACAATTTGCCTTCCTACCACCGCGTGATCTCCGATAACTTCACCAACGACGGCGCGTGGGGCACCTGGGTCGGCCGCTGGACCGCCGAGGAAAACCGCCACGCCATCGCCATGCGCGACTACCTCGTATGCACCCGGGCTGTCGATCCCGTCGCCCTGGAGAACGACCGGATGGTGCATTTGACGCGCGGCGTACACGCGCCGGAGAACTTCGGTGGTGTGCTCGATCAAGTCGCATACGTGACTTTCCAGGAGTTGGCTACCCGCATCAGCCACCGAACCACCGCACGAGTCTGCGACGACCCGATCGCCGATCGGATGTTGCAACGCATCGCAGCCGACGAGAATCTGCACATGATGTTCTATCGCAACATCACCGGCGCCGCCTTCGACATCGCACCTGACCAGACGATGGAGTCGGTGACCAAGATCCTGAAAACGTTTTCCATGCCTGGCACCGGAATGCCGAACTGGCGTCGCAATGGCGTGTTGATGGTCAAGCACGGGATCTACGACCTGCGCCAGCATCTGGACGAGGTCGTATTGCCGGTCCTGCGAATCTGGAAAGTCTTCAACCGCACGGACTTCACCGCACGCGGCGAACGCAGCCGCGAAGAACTCGGCGAGTACCTCGAGAAACTCACTCGCGACGTCATCAAGTTCGAAGAACAGCGCGACCGCATCCTCGCCCGCCAGGCGGCGCGCGTCGGGTAG
- a CDS encoding DoxX family protein, which yields MTATITAPAANTETATPTHTYDLGLLVLRLAVGLTMAAHGAQKLFGWFNGGGLDGTGAFFTMSGYPSGKAMAVVAGLSETLGGLAIAIGLLTPLAAAALVGTLLNAIAVKWGGGFFTSKGIEYELLLTLAAASLALTGPGRYAVDRLIPALRNHRLVFGIAAIVLALVVAAAVLIVRN from the coding sequence ATGACCGCGACCATCACCGCCCCCGCGGCGAACACCGAAACCGCCACGCCCACACACACTTACGATCTCGGTCTACTCGTCCTGCGGCTGGCCGTCGGGCTCACCATGGCCGCACACGGCGCGCAGAAATTGTTCGGCTGGTTCAACGGCGGCGGCCTCGATGGCACCGGCGCGTTCTTCACGATGAGCGGCTACCCGTCGGGCAAGGCGATGGCCGTGGTCGCCGGTCTGAGTGAAACCCTCGGCGGACTCGCCATCGCCATCGGCCTGCTCACCCCGCTCGCCGCGGCGGCACTGGTCGGAACCCTGCTCAATGCGATCGCCGTCAAATGGGGCGGCGGCTTCTTCACATCGAAGGGCATCGAGTACGAACTGCTCCTCACCCTGGCCGCCGCATCGCTCGCCCTCACCGGTCCGGGCCGCTACGCCGTCGACCGCCTGATCCCGGCTCTGCGCAACCACCGCCTCGTCTTCGGCATTGCCGCCATCGTGCTGGCCCTGGTCGTTGCGGCCGCGGTCCTGATCGTCCGCAACTGA
- a CDS encoding class III extradiol ring-cleavage dioxygenase, with protein MAGQMPVLYLSHGAPPLADHPRWPGELAAWSRELPRPTAILMISAHWEAAPIALGATTTVPLVYDFGGFPERYYQVQYAAPGAPELAAQVRKLLGGGVVDVPDRGLDHGAYVPLKEMYPDADVPVLQLSMPTLDPQRLMELGRRLAPLRDEGVLIVGSGFFTHNLRAITTDDEHVYDFTTEFDDWGRETLAAHDLDALLDFENKAPAAHLAHPRTDHFAPLFVALGAGADDFTNQRTVIDGFWLGMARRSIQLG; from the coding sequence ATGGCCGGACAGATGCCGGTGCTCTACCTCTCACACGGCGCACCGCCGCTGGCCGATCACCCGCGGTGGCCCGGTGAGCTGGCCGCGTGGTCGCGCGAATTGCCGCGTCCCACGGCAATTTTGATGATTTCCGCGCACTGGGAGGCCGCGCCGATCGCGCTCGGCGCCACCACGACGGTGCCGCTGGTCTATGACTTCGGCGGCTTTCCGGAGCGCTACTACCAGGTGCAATATGCCGCGCCGGGCGCGCCGGAACTGGCGGCCCAGGTGCGCAAACTGCTCGGCGGCGGTGTCGTCGATGTGCCGGATCGCGGGCTGGATCACGGGGCCTACGTGCCGCTGAAGGAGATGTATCCCGACGCCGATGTCCCGGTATTGCAGCTGTCGATGCCGACGCTGGACCCGCAGCGGCTGATGGAATTGGGCCGTCGGCTCGCGCCGCTGCGTGACGAGGGCGTGCTGATCGTCGGCAGCGGTTTCTTCACCCACAACCTGCGCGCCATCACCACCGATGACGAGCATGTCTACGACTTCACGACCGAATTCGACGACTGGGGCCGCGAAACCCTCGCCGCCCACGATCTCGACGCCCTGCTCGACTTCGAAAACAAGGCCCCTGCGGCACATCTCGCGCATCCGCGCACCGACCATTTCGCACCGCTGTTCGTCGCCCTCGGTGCGGGCGCCGACGATTTCACCAACCAACGCACCGTAATCGACGGCTTCTGGCTGGGCATGGCCCGGCGCTCCATACAACTCGGCTGA